A stretch of Myceligenerans xiligouense DNA encodes these proteins:
- a CDS encoding DNA gyrase/topoisomerase IV subunit A, protein MARKPSSAPLDESEIHETIVDIDVSAEMEASYLEYAYSVIYSRALPDARDGLKPVQRRILYMMADMGLRPDRAHVKSSRVVGEVMGKLHPHGDTAIYDALVRLAQDFSLRLPLVDGHGNFGSLDDGPAAPRYTEARPAASATAMTADLDEDVVDFVPNYDNKLTQPDVLPAAIPNLLVNGASGIAVGMATNMPPHNLVEVVAAAQHLLKHPDPTLEDVQRFVPGPDLPSGGKIVGLDGVRDAYRTGRGTFRTRATARIENVTPRRRGIVVTELPYTVGPEKVIEKIADGVKAKKIQGVTAVQDLTDRSHGLRLVIEVKAGFDPEAVLEQLYRTTPLQDTFGINNVTLVNGQPRTLGLLDLLRVWVDHRVDVVRRRTQFRLTKRQERLHLVEGLLVAILDIDEVIQVIRSSDDAGAARERLMSVFDLSEAQAAYILDLQLRRLTKFSRIELEKEQEELRLEIAKLEEILGSEKVLHRLVSKEMGEVAKTYGTPRRTILLDAEGGSVGSAAPAARGKKGALDDLNLEIADSPTRVVLSATGLLARLTDDAPVSREGNRAAHDALRADCAATTRGDIALVTSRGRALRVPVVELPTLPPTDGAPSLSGGLPLSELVDLDGDETVLGLLSLAEGAPTLALGTAAGVVKRVTSTDVPKNGEDWTVIGLKDDDEVVGTALVTDDDELVFVSSDSSLLHFPASAVRPQGRSGGGIAGIKLAADQKVVFFGAVRAGTAASVVTIAGAAEALPGVEAGMGKVTPFDLYPGKGRATGGVRSQRFLKGFDGLVLAWVGAAPPRALGTGGQPVDLPEADERRDGSGTPLETPVTVVG, encoded by the coding sequence ATGGCCCGTAAGCCGTCGTCCGCCCCGCTCGACGAGAGCGAGATCCACGAGACGATCGTCGACATCGATGTCTCGGCGGAGATGGAGGCCTCGTACCTCGAGTACGCGTACTCCGTCATCTACAGCCGTGCGCTCCCGGACGCGCGCGACGGCCTCAAGCCGGTGCAGCGCCGCATCCTCTACATGATGGCGGACATGGGGCTGCGCCCCGACCGCGCCCACGTGAAGTCCTCGCGCGTGGTGGGCGAGGTGATGGGAAAGCTCCACCCGCACGGCGACACGGCGATCTACGACGCCCTGGTGCGTCTCGCGCAGGACTTCTCGCTGCGTCTGCCGCTGGTGGACGGGCACGGGAACTTCGGTTCGCTCGACGACGGCCCCGCGGCCCCCCGGTACACGGAGGCCCGGCCCGCGGCGTCGGCCACGGCGATGACCGCGGATCTCGACGAGGACGTCGTCGACTTCGTGCCGAACTACGACAACAAGCTCACCCAGCCGGACGTGCTGCCCGCGGCCATTCCGAACCTGCTGGTCAACGGCGCCTCGGGGATCGCTGTGGGCATGGCGACGAACATGCCGCCGCACAACCTCGTCGAGGTGGTCGCCGCCGCCCAGCACCTGCTGAAGCACCCGGACCCCACGCTGGAGGACGTCCAGCGGTTCGTGCCCGGCCCCGACCTGCCGAGCGGCGGCAAGATCGTGGGCCTGGACGGCGTGCGGGACGCCTACCGCACGGGCCGCGGCACGTTCCGCACCCGGGCGACCGCGCGGATCGAGAACGTGACGCCCCGGCGCCGCGGCATCGTGGTGACGGAGCTGCCGTACACGGTGGGCCCGGAGAAGGTGATCGAGAAGATCGCCGACGGCGTCAAGGCCAAGAAGATCCAGGGCGTGACCGCCGTCCAGGACCTCACGGACCGCAGCCACGGGCTCCGGCTGGTCATCGAGGTGAAGGCCGGTTTCGACCCTGAGGCCGTGCTGGAGCAGCTGTACCGCACCACGCCGCTGCAGGACACGTTCGGCATCAACAACGTGACGCTCGTGAACGGGCAGCCGCGCACGCTCGGCCTGCTCGACCTGCTGCGCGTCTGGGTGGATCACCGGGTGGACGTGGTCCGACGACGGACGCAGTTCCGCCTGACGAAGCGCCAGGAACGGCTGCACCTGGTCGAGGGCCTGCTCGTCGCGATCCTCGACATCGACGAGGTCATCCAGGTGATCCGCTCGTCGGACGACGCCGGGGCGGCGCGTGAGCGCCTCATGAGCGTGTTCGACCTCTCGGAGGCGCAGGCCGCCTACATCCTCGATCTCCAGCTGCGCCGGCTCACGAAGTTCTCGCGCATCGAGCTGGAGAAGGAGCAGGAGGAGCTGCGGCTGGAGATCGCCAAGCTCGAGGAGATCCTCGGCTCCGAGAAGGTGCTGCACCGGCTCGTGTCGAAGGAGATGGGCGAGGTCGCCAAGACGTACGGCACACCGCGTCGCACGATCCTGCTGGACGCCGAGGGCGGCAGCGTCGGTTCGGCCGCTCCGGCGGCGCGCGGCAAGAAGGGCGCGCTGGACGACCTGAACCTGGAGATCGCCGACTCCCCCACACGGGTCGTGCTGTCGGCGACCGGGCTGCTGGCCCGGCTGACGGACGACGCCCCGGTGTCCCGCGAGGGCAACCGCGCCGCGCACGACGCGCTGCGGGCCGACTGCGCCGCCACCACGCGCGGCGACATCGCGCTGGTCACCTCACGGGGGCGTGCGCTGCGCGTTCCGGTGGTCGAGCTGCCGACACTGCCGCCCACGGACGGGGCGCCGTCGCTGTCCGGCGGGCTGCCGCTGTCCGAGCTCGTCGATCTTGACGGGGACGAGACGGTGCTGGGGCTGCTGTCCCTCGCCGAGGGCGCCCCGACACTCGCGCTGGGCACCGCGGCGGGCGTGGTGAAGCGGGTGACGAGCACCGATGTGCCGAAGAACGGCGAGGACTGGACGGTCATCGGGCTCAAGGACGACGACGAGGTGGTCGGCACCGCGCTCGTGACGGACGACGACGAGCTGGTGTTCGTCTCCTCGGACTCCTCGCTCCTGCACTTCCCGGCCTCCGCCGTGCGGCCGCAGGGCAGGTCCGGCGGCGGCATCGCGGGGATCAAGCTCGCGGCGGACCAGAAGGTCGTGTTCTTCGGCGCGGTACGGGCCGGCACCGCGGCGTCGGTGGTGACGATCGCGGGTGCGGCGGAAGCTTTGCCGGGTGTCGAGGCCGGCATGGGCAAGGTGACGCCGTTCGACCTCTACCCGGGCAAGGGGCGGGCCACCGGCGGCGTCCGCTCGCAGAGGTTCCTCAAGGGGTTCGACGGCCTCGTGCTCGCCTGGGTGGGCGCGGCGCCGCCGCGTGCG
- a CDS encoding GNAT family N-acetyltransferase, with translation MSDDAVGVQEQDAPYPVEWEADVVLRDGSTTHLRPIRPDDADALQRFHMAQSQRSTYYRFFAALNRIPERMLRQFVTVDHIDRVALVAVRPADATPPGRVAGDDAARAQDGLPASGEGAAPAPGEEILGVARFDVVPGPGPRTAEVAFNIADSVQGRGLGSVLLEHVADAARERGIRRFVAEVLPQNRAMLGVFREAGYAIEQRLDDGFVHVGFDLDPTDRSREVMADREHRAEAVSMAGLLGARRVLLVGPGEIGDDDGAEVGGAEAGGTEAGPRHSLEALQAARVVESHRADPGDTELTVLGVAGEATRPAAAPEPVAVPEPVTVPEPEAAPDDPDAAPGRTTAPGTPSSAIRYAGTWDDVGETDLLLVAGPPGRAIEAVRRAATRGARGVVVFSGGYAETGRAGLSRQRELLRVAHSAGMRVVGPASYGLITNAAGARLRASLAEHVPPDGVVGLFCQSAPAAVTLSETVTRRGLGVSSMVSAGHRADVSGNDLMQYWQDDPTTGVVCLYLETLGNPRKFSRVARRLAARKPVVVVVAGRSGHVVPPGHVVRTTRAPRRMLDEVLTQSGVIRAENTHQLMDVAQVAAHQPLPHGRRVGILAGSPTLLTLVSEACGAAGLEVREAVALPPGASDEDVERAVASLYAPEACDAVVVVDVPVVVPRSDGIARAVAAAAARTGRTTVASMLGLHGMPEVLRSGDVRVPAFSTPEDAVWALGAVVRYARWRKQDHGEPVRPEGVDRARARELVADALGNGAVGVTNGGAGPGTAEALPLDDDRAAALLACYGIRLWTARTVGSPDEAVAAAREIGWPVALKIATPALRHRADLGGVKLDIAEESELRADATRMQAAAGSLVPAVDPALEVQAMAPPGVACVIRSREDDLFGPVVSFGLAGDATDLLDDVSHGVPPLTDVDVARMVRGVRTAPRLFGYQGAPSADVAALEDVLARVSVMADDLPELASLELYPVTVAERGASVLYARIRLRPASRRTDPLRRSLPE, from the coding sequence GTGAGCGACGACGCCGTGGGCGTGCAGGAGCAGGACGCCCCGTACCCGGTCGAGTGGGAGGCCGACGTCGTGCTGCGCGACGGCAGCACCACGCACCTGCGCCCGATCCGGCCCGACGACGCCGACGCCCTCCAGCGTTTCCACATGGCGCAGTCCCAGCGTTCCACCTACTACCGGTTCTTCGCGGCACTGAACCGGATCCCGGAGCGGATGCTGCGGCAGTTCGTCACCGTGGACCACATCGACCGCGTCGCGCTGGTCGCCGTCCGGCCGGCGGACGCGACGCCACCCGGCCGCGTCGCCGGGGACGACGCCGCGCGTGCCCAGGACGGCCTTCCGGCCTCCGGGGAGGGCGCCGCTCCCGCGCCCGGCGAGGAGATCCTCGGCGTCGCGCGGTTCGACGTGGTCCCCGGCCCGGGCCCCCGCACCGCCGAGGTCGCGTTCAACATCGCCGACTCCGTGCAGGGCCGCGGCCTCGGGTCCGTACTCCTGGAGCACGTCGCCGACGCCGCGCGCGAGCGCGGCATCCGCCGCTTCGTCGCCGAGGTGCTGCCCCAGAACCGCGCCATGCTCGGGGTCTTCCGGGAGGCGGGCTATGCCATCGAGCAGCGCCTCGACGACGGGTTCGTGCACGTCGGCTTCGACCTCGACCCCACCGACCGCTCCCGCGAGGTCATGGCCGATCGCGAGCACCGCGCCGAGGCCGTCTCGATGGCGGGCCTGCTCGGCGCCCGCCGCGTCCTCCTCGTCGGGCCGGGGGAGATCGGGGACGACGACGGTGCCGAGGTGGGCGGCGCGGAGGCGGGCGGCACGGAGGCGGGCCCGAGGCACTCTCTGGAAGCCCTGCAGGCCGCGCGGGTCGTCGAGTCGCACCGCGCCGATCCGGGCGACACCGAGCTGACGGTCCTGGGCGTGGCGGGGGAGGCGACCCGGCCGGCCGCGGCACCGGAGCCGGTGGCCGTGCCCGAGCCGGTAACGGTGCCCGAGCCGGAAGCGGCACCGGATGATCCGGACGCCGCGCCGGGGCGGACGACCGCGCCCGGTACGCCGTCGTCGGCCATCCGCTACGCCGGCACGTGGGACGACGTCGGGGAGACCGACCTGCTGCTCGTGGCCGGGCCGCCCGGCCGGGCGATCGAGGCCGTGCGGCGCGCCGCGACCCGGGGCGCCCGGGGCGTCGTGGTGTTCTCGGGCGGGTACGCGGAGACCGGGCGGGCAGGGCTGTCCCGGCAGCGCGAGTTGCTGCGGGTGGCCCACTCGGCGGGGATGCGGGTCGTGGGGCCGGCGTCGTACGGGCTGATCACCAACGCGGCGGGCGCGCGTCTGCGTGCGTCGCTGGCGGAGCACGTCCCGCCGGACGGCGTGGTCGGGCTGTTCTGCCAGTCCGCCCCGGCGGCCGTCACGCTCTCGGAGACGGTGACCCGGCGCGGGCTGGGCGTCTCGTCGATGGTGTCGGCGGGGCACCGCGCGGACGTGTCGGGCAACGACCTGATGCAGTACTGGCAGGACGACCCGACCACCGGCGTCGTGTGCCTCTACCTGGAGACGCTCGGCAACCCCCGCAAGTTCTCGCGGGTCGCCCGGCGGCTCGCGGCGCGGAAGCCGGTGGTCGTGGTGGTCGCGGGGCGGTCGGGGCACGTCGTGCCACCCGGGCACGTGGTGCGGACCACGCGGGCGCCGCGCCGGATGCTGGACGAGGTGCTCACGCAGTCGGGCGTGATCCGGGCGGAGAACACCCACCAGCTCATGGACGTCGCGCAGGTCGCGGCCCACCAGCCGCTCCCGCACGGGCGGCGCGTGGGCATCCTGGCGGGGTCGCCCACGCTGCTCACGCTGGTGTCGGAAGCGTGCGGCGCCGCGGGGCTGGAGGTGCGTGAGGCGGTCGCGCTGCCGCCGGGGGCGTCCGACGAGGACGTCGAACGCGCCGTCGCGAGCCTGTACGCGCCGGAGGCCTGCGACGCCGTCGTCGTCGTGGACGTCCCGGTCGTGGTGCCGCGCTCCGACGGGATCGCGCGCGCCGTCGCCGCGGCGGCGGCGCGGACCGGGCGCACCACCGTGGCGAGCATGCTCGGGCTGCACGGCATGCCGGAGGTGCTCCGGTCGGGCGACGTGCGGGTCCCGGCGTTCTCGACCCCCGAGGACGCGGTCTGGGCGCTGGGTGCGGTGGTGCGGTACGCGCGCTGGCGCAAGCAGGACCACGGGGAGCCGGTGCGCCCCGAGGGCGTCGACCGCGCGCGGGCGCGAGAGCTGGTGGCGGACGCGCTCGGGAACGGCGCGGTGGGCGTGACGAACGGCGGGGCCGGGCCCGGGACGGCGGAGGCGCTGCCGCTCGACGACGACCGCGCCGCCGCGCTGCTCGCCTGCTACGGGATCCGGCTCTGGACCGCGCGCACCGTGGGCTCCCCGGACGAGGCGGTGGCCGCCGCCCGCGAGATCGGCTGGCCGGTGGCGCTCAAGATCGCGACGCCCGCGCTGCGCCACCGTGCGGACCTGGGCGGGGTGAAGCTCGACATCGCCGAGGAGTCGGAGCTGCGGGCCGACGCGACGCGGATGCAGGCCGCCGCGGGGTCGCTGGTCCCGGCCGTGGACCCGGCGCTGGAGGTCCAGGCGATGGCACCGCCGGGCGTGGCGTGCGTGATCCGGAGCCGGGAGGACGACCTGTTCGGCCCGGTGGTGTCCTTCGGGCTGGCGGGGGACGCCACCGACCTGCTGGACGACGTCTCGCACGGCGTGCCCCCGCTGACCGACGTCGACGTGGCGCGGATGGTGCGCGGCGTGCGGACCGCGCCCCGCCTGTTCGGCTACCAGGGAGCGCCGTCGGCGGACGTGGCCGCGCTCGAGGACGTCCTGGCCCGGGTGTCGGTCATGGCGGACGACCTCCCGGAGCTCGCGTCGCTGGAGCTCTACCCCGTGACGGTCGCGGAACGCGGCGCGTCGGTCCTCTATGCCAGAATCCGCCTCCGCCCGGCGTCCCGCCGCACGGACCCCCTCCGCAGATCCCTCCCGGAATAA
- a CDS encoding thymidine kinase → MAELVFFTGTMDSGKSTLALQTDHNYTARGRRGLIFTRGDRAGVARLSSRLGLEVHAREVLDDTDFWAEVHAERRAGHAVDHLVCDEAQFYSPRQVEQLARLVDETEIDVFAFGITTDFRTRLFPGSARLFELADRIEVLQVQSLCWCGARATHNARTVDGVMVTEGDQVVIGDTADDSDAGATGDTAYEVLCRRHHMRHMTAATARRRSTAAESLWP, encoded by the coding sequence GTGGCCGAGCTCGTCTTCTTCACCGGGACCATGGACTCCGGCAAGTCCACCCTGGCCCTGCAGACCGACCACAACTACACCGCGCGCGGGCGGCGCGGCCTGATCTTCACGCGCGGGGACCGTGCGGGCGTGGCGCGGCTGTCCAGCCGGCTCGGGCTGGAGGTGCACGCCCGCGAGGTGCTCGACGACACCGACTTCTGGGCCGAGGTGCACGCCGAGCGGCGCGCGGGCCACGCCGTCGACCACCTGGTGTGCGACGAGGCGCAGTTCTACTCACCGCGCCAGGTGGAGCAGCTCGCGCGGCTCGTCGACGAGACCGAGATCGACGTGTTCGCGTTCGGCATCACCACCGACTTCCGCACCCGCCTGTTCCCCGGGTCGGCGCGCCTGTTCGAGCTCGCCGACCGGATCGAGGTGCTCCAGGTGCAGTCCCTGTGCTGGTGCGGCGCACGCGCCACGCACAACGCGCGGACCGTCGACGGCGTCATGGTCACCGAGGGAGACCAGGTGGTCATCGGGGACACCGCCGACGACAGCGATGCCGGCGCCACCGGCGACACCGCCTACGAGGTGCTCTGCCGCCGCCACCACATGCGCCACATGACGGCGGCCACGGCCCGCCGCCGCAGCACCGCCGCCGAGTCCCTCTGGCCCTGA
- a CDS encoding alkaline phosphatase family protein has protein sequence MTPPTDTSGRPVPGGLTDLPAGLVAPSYGLESLAGVLPAAAGALGHELVTATGIGSRAAAEELAGGFGAVTRCVVVVVDGLGTHNLTDRGGHAPTMRGLLPGSRTLTSSFPSTTAAALATLGTGTSPARTGLLGYTQRNPATGGLATLVSWQEQSDPYRRGPRMSRPLTVAPRDLQREPTVLESLVASGVGVSAPGPRKYDNSGMTSAALRGPRYVVTGNQFGDAVDATVAALRARDGAERRLVYLYQGAVDKAGHKHGWTSSQWGAACEDTDRELRRLLRSVPRGTLVLVTADHGQVATKPSRQYDVAAEPALSEGVALLGGEPRALHVYTRDDADPADVAARWAARLGEDAVVRSRDEAVRQGWFGPATGPGSDVPEHVRAVIGDVVVAMTGGADGSGATTVVDSRLHSPDARAMPGVHGSLTPYEMHVPLLVAVA, from the coding sequence GTGACGCCACCGACCGACACGTCCGGGCGGCCGGTACCCGGCGGCCTGACCGATCTGCCCGCGGGCCTGGTGGCGCCGTCGTACGGCCTGGAGAGCCTCGCCGGCGTGCTGCCCGCCGCCGCCGGCGCTCTCGGGCACGAGCTCGTCACCGCCACGGGGATCGGCTCGCGCGCCGCGGCCGAGGAACTGGCCGGCGGGTTCGGCGCGGTCACCCGTTGCGTCGTCGTCGTCGTGGACGGTCTCGGCACCCACAACCTCACCGATCGAGGCGGGCACGCGCCCACGATGCGCGGCCTCCTGCCGGGATCCCGCACGCTCACGTCCAGCTTCCCCAGCACGACGGCGGCCGCCCTGGCCACCCTCGGTACCGGCACCAGCCCGGCCCGCACCGGGCTGCTCGGCTACACCCAGCGCAACCCGGCCACGGGCGGGCTGGCCACGCTCGTGTCCTGGCAGGAGCAGTCCGACCCGTACCGCCGCGGGCCCCGGATGTCGCGGCCGCTCACCGTCGCCCCGCGCGACCTGCAGCGCGAGCCCACGGTGCTGGAGTCGCTCGTGGCGAGCGGTGTCGGGGTGAGCGCGCCGGGTCCGCGGAAGTACGACAACTCGGGGATGACCTCGGCGGCGCTGCGCGGGCCGCGGTACGTGGTGACGGGCAACCAGTTCGGCGATGCCGTCGATGCCACGGTCGCCGCCCTCCGCGCGCGAGACGGCGCGGAACGCCGGCTCGTCTACCTGTACCAGGGCGCCGTGGACAAGGCGGGGCACAAGCACGGCTGGACGTCCTCGCAGTGGGGCGCCGCGTGTGAGGACACGGACCGCGAGCTGCGCCGGCTGCTGCGCAGCGTGCCGCGCGGCACGCTGGTGCTCGTCACGGCGGACCACGGGCAGGTCGCCACGAAGCCGTCGCGGCAGTACGACGTCGCCGCCGAACCCGCGCTGTCGGAGGGCGTCGCCCTGCTCGGCGGCGAACCCCGCGCCCTGCACGTCTACACGCGCGACGACGCCGACCCGGCGGACGTCGCGGCGCGCTGGGCCGCCCGGCTGGGCGAGGACGCCGTCGTCCGATCGCGTGACGAGGCCGTCCGCCAGGGATGGTTCGGCCCGGCGACGGGACCGGGCTCGGATGTCCCGGAGCACGTGCGAGCCGTCATCGGTGATGTCGTGGTCGCCATGACCGGGGGTGCGGACGGCTCGGGGGCCACGACGGTCGTCGACTCGCGCCTGCACTCCCCCGACGCCCGTGCCATGCCGGGCGTGCACGGCTCCCTGACCCCGTACGAGATGCACGTGCCGCTGCTCGTCGCGGTGGCCTGA
- a CDS encoding DUF5998 family protein — MPTAPAAEMRKTLNTRLHRAGYYPQLVSDLLEVALAGEDVVAHLVQAETTFDSEVRRHLTVLVLTPTRLITAHVDDQPADEDDGRPGQAAATTEAVPLKEVRSVGLTHIIGEPEKHPRGASRLELNLAIGWGGARRIDLEPATCGDPNCTADHGLTGQSLPDDVVVRVSSAAEGNDAVRAATEFAEALSRATAA; from the coding sequence GTGCCTACCGCCCCCGCCGCCGAGATGCGCAAGACGCTGAACACCCGACTGCACCGCGCCGGGTACTACCCGCAGCTCGTCTCCGACCTGCTCGAGGTCGCGCTCGCGGGCGAGGACGTGGTGGCACACCTGGTGCAGGCCGAGACCACGTTCGACTCCGAGGTGCGCCGGCACCTGACGGTCCTCGTCCTGACACCCACCCGCCTCATCACGGCGCACGTGGACGACCAGCCCGCCGACGAGGACGACGGCCGCCCCGGCCAGGCTGCCGCCACCACGGAGGCGGTCCCGCTGAAGGAGGTCCGGTCGGTGGGGCTCACCCACATCATCGGTGAGCCGGAGAAGCACCCGCGTGGCGCGTCCCGCCTGGAGCTGAACCTCGCCATCGGCTGGGGCGGCGCGCGCCGCATCGACCTCGAACCGGCCACCTGCGGCGACCCGAACTGCACGGCGGACCACGGGCTGACCGGCCAGTCCCTGCCGGACGATGTCGTCGTGCGCGTGTCGTCGGCGGCGGAGGGGAACGACGCCGTCCGCGCCGCCACCGAGTTCGCCGAGGCCCTGTCCCGGGCCACCGCCGCGTGA
- the sepH gene encoding septation protein SepH, giving the protein MDELELVRLHEDGDRLVVVGPDGAEHTLPITDALRAAVRGDRPRMESIRADEELAMRPRDIQARLRAGATADDLAAESGMPTEQIRRFEYPVASEREHAVGRVRAKAVMSEDGGTATIGDLADKRLRERGSSPATVTWTATREGVAPWVVTLRFTVDAGERVARWSFDPRGGAVIALDDEARWLALPEDDGGPVSRTVTALPPTRGYGRAAAVDDETDLLLDGLSERRGQRPQRSAPPSDVDAGELDLDDLSPRRRRLDPATPGAGTRRPGTPGVGTPRVGTPRVGTPGAGTPRVGMPGSGTPRVRTPGGGTPRVGTPGTGTPRVGTAGTGASEFTPGERATNGSERPSTEAAGASHEGEPAPAAVVDLGARRGKQGPESSSGEPAPADPSASGTQLEWDGPSQWEIPGPDRDEERRPRTAALRTGGPLTGAVPKALRPAPAKAARPEHGDDGAGRDSADSAATGDTPGGRDGARPSGDSATGDKTKPPSRRRSARRGRAQVPSWDEIVFGSRPEG; this is encoded by the coding sequence ATGGACGAGCTCGAGCTCGTACGGCTGCACGAGGACGGTGACCGCCTGGTGGTCGTCGGTCCCGACGGCGCCGAGCACACGCTGCCCATCACGGACGCCCTCCGTGCCGCGGTGCGTGGTGATCGCCCCCGGATGGAGTCGATCCGTGCCGACGAGGAACTGGCCATGCGCCCCCGCGACATCCAGGCGCGGCTGCGCGCGGGCGCCACGGCCGACGATCTCGCCGCCGAGTCCGGCATGCCCACGGAGCAGATCCGCCGTTTCGAGTACCCGGTGGCCTCGGAGCGCGAGCACGCCGTGGGGCGCGTCCGCGCGAAGGCCGTGATGTCCGAGGACGGCGGCACGGCGACCATCGGCGACCTCGCCGACAAGCGGCTGAGGGAACGTGGCAGCAGCCCCGCCACCGTCACGTGGACGGCGACCCGCGAGGGCGTCGCGCCGTGGGTCGTCACCCTGAGGTTCACGGTCGACGCCGGCGAGCGGGTGGCGCGCTGGTCGTTCGACCCGCGGGGCGGGGCGGTGATCGCGCTCGACGACGAGGCGCGCTGGCTCGCCCTCCCCGAGGACGACGGCGGGCCCGTCTCCCGCACCGTCACGGCGCTGCCTCCCACCCGCGGGTACGGCCGCGCCGCCGCCGTCGACGACGAGACCGACCTGCTGCTCGACGGTCTCTCCGAGCGCCGCGGCCAGCGCCCGCAGCGCAGCGCCCCGCCGTCCGACGTCGATGCCGGCGAGCTCGACCTGGACGATCTGTCACCCCGCCGGCGCCGCCTGGACCCGGCCACGCCGGGGGCAGGCACGCGGAGGCCTGGTACGCCGGGGGTCGGCACCCCGAGGGTCGGCACCCCGAGGGTCGGCACACCCGGAGCCGGCACACCGCGAGTCGGCATGCCGGGGAGCGGCACCCCGCGAGTCCGCACGCCCGGAGGCGGCACGCCGAGGGTCGGCACCCCCGGAACCGGTACCCCGCGAGTCGGCACGGCCGGAACCGGCGCATCGGAGTTCACCCCCGGCGAACGGGCCACGAACGGTTCCGAGCGCCCGTCCACCGAGGCCGCGGGAGCGTCGCACGAGGGCGAACCGGCCCCGGCCGCCGTCGTCGACCTCGGCGCACGGCGCGGCAAGCAGGGCCCCGAGTCCTCGTCGGGCGAGCCCGCCCCCGCGGACCCCTCGGCCTCCGGGACGCAGCTCGAGTGGGACGGCCCGAGCCAGTGGGAGATCCCCGGACCCGACCGGGACGAGGAGCGGCGGCCGCGCACCGCCGCGCTCCGGACCGGCGGTCCGCTCACGGGCGCGGTGCCCAAGGCGCTGCGGCCCGCGCCCGCCAAGGCGGCACGGCCCGAGCACGGCGACGACGGTGCGGGACGGGACTCGGCGGACTCCGCGGCCACCGGTGACACGCCGGGCGGGCGCGACGGCGCGCGGCCGTCCGGGGACAGCGCGACCGGGGACAAGACGAAGCCGCCGTCGCGCCGCCGTTCGGCCCGCCGGGGCCGCGCGCAGGTCCCGAGCTGGGACGAGATCGTCTTCGGCTCGCGCCCCGAAGGCTGA
- a CDS encoding inositol monophosphatase family protein — protein MADVSENSLPPVPPGAGIDIAGLRALAVRLATTAGALVREGRPETVEVAATKSTGTDPVTEMDRASEDLLREILAAERPDDAILGEEGDDVAGTSGLTWVVDPIDGTVNYLYGVAGWAVSVAVVAGPPDPAEWTILAGAVHSVPQNTTWSAGLGEGATRDGRPIGVSRPASLSECLVGTGFGYDADRRASQAVVLTHVLPQVRDIRRLGSAAIDLCLLAQGAIDLYYERGLNPWDMAAGALVATEAGAVLTGLRGRPATGDMVVAGGADFVAPLAKILEAANADEG, from the coding sequence ATGGCTGACGTGAGCGAAAACTCTCTCCCCCCTGTTCCTCCTGGCGCCGGCATCGATATCGCGGGACTCCGCGCCCTCGCGGTGCGCCTCGCCACCACCGCCGGGGCGCTCGTGCGCGAGGGGCGCCCCGAGACGGTCGAGGTCGCCGCCACGAAGTCGACCGGGACCGATCCGGTCACCGAGATGGACCGCGCGTCGGAGGACCTGCTGCGCGAGATCCTCGCCGCGGAGCGGCCCGACGACGCCATCCTGGGCGAGGAAGGCGACGACGTGGCCGGCACGAGCGGGCTCACCTGGGTCGTCGACCCGATCGACGGCACGGTCAACTACCTGTACGGCGTCGCGGGCTGGGCGGTGTCCGTCGCCGTCGTCGCCGGGCCGCCGGACCCCGCCGAGTGGACGATCCTCGCGGGCGCCGTGCACTCCGTACCCCAGAACACCACGTGGTCGGCGGGTCTCGGCGAGGGCGCCACGCGCGACGGGCGGCCGATCGGCGTGTCGCGCCCCGCGTCGCTGTCGGAGTGCCTGGTCGGTACCGGCTTCGGGTACGACGCCGACCGCCGGGCCTCGCAGGCGGTGGTGCTGACCCACGTGCTGCCGCAGGTGCGCGACATCCGGCGGCTGGGTTCGGCGGCGATCGACCTGTGCCTGTTGGCCCAGGGGGCGATCGACCTGTACTACGAACGCGGGCTGAACCCGTGGGACATGGCGGCCGGCGCGCTCGTGGCGACCGAGGCCGGTGCCGTGCTGACGGGGCTGCGGGGGCGTCCGGCCACGGGTGACATGGTGGTCGCGGGCGGCGCGGACTTCGTCGCTCCGCTGGCGAAGATTCTCGAGGCGGCCAACGCCGACGAGGGGTAG
- a CDS encoding DUF4193 domain-containing protein translates to MATDYDAPRKTDEDVEQDSIQELQARRQDKSSGVVDEDETEAAEGFELPGADLSGEELAVRVLPRQADEFTCSSCFLVHHRSQLAAENGGQPICTECAAA, encoded by the coding sequence ATGGCCACTGATTACGACGCACCTCGCAAGACCGACGAGGACGTCGAGCAGGACTCGATCCAGGAGCTGCAGGCTCGCCGCCAGGACAAGTCGTCCGGCGTCGTGGACGAGGACGAGACCGAAGCGGCGGAAGGGTTCGAGCTCCCGGGCGCGGATCTTTCGGGTGAGGAGCTCGCCGTCCGCGTGCTGCCCCGCCAGGCCGACGAGTTCACCTGCTCGAGCTGCTTCCTCGTGCATCACCGCAGCCAGCTCGCGGCCGAGAACGGCGGCCAGCCGATCTGCACGGAGTGCGCCGCTGCCTGA